A portion of the Cryptomeria japonica chromosome 5, Sugi_1.0, whole genome shotgun sequence genome contains these proteins:
- the LOC131043931 gene encoding cationic peroxidase SPC4-like, with translation MEKLPLLSLLFALCVSIVCAEEENVLTLNAEPPLVDGLSWRFYKNTCPKLESIVEERIKFYLKEDITQAAGLLRLHFHDCFVHGCDASVLLDGSPSERDFPSNKSPRAKVFEIINDIKRRVNKACGVVVSCADITALAARDSVAGSGGSKYKVPLGRKDSLKFASNETTIANLSAPTSNVTTLIKTLATKGLDVTDLVALSGLPILLISKHFDC, from the exons ATGGAGAaacttcctcttctctctctccttttcgCTCTCTGCGTTTCGATTGTTTGCGCTGAAGAAGAAAATGTTTTGACCTTAAATGCCGAACCTCCTCTGGTAGATGGGCTTTCATGGAGGTTTTATAAGAACACCTGCCCCAAACTGGAATCCATTGTTGAGGAAAGGATCAAGTTTTATCTAAAGGAGGACATTACTCAGGCCGCAGGGTTGCTGCGCCTTCACTTTCATGACTGTTTTGTTCAC GGGTGTGATGCTTCTGTTCTGCTGGATGGATCGCCCAGTGAGCGAGACTTCCCTTCAAATAAATCGCCGCGGGCGAAAGTTTTTGAAATAATAAACGACATTAAAAGGCGTGTGAACAAGGCCTGCGGTGTCGTCGTGTCCTGCGCAGATATCACTGCTCTGGCAGCTCGGGATTCCGTTGCAGGG agTGGAGGGTCAAAATACAAAGTGCCTCTAGGGCGGAAGGACAGCTTGAAGTTTGCGAGTAATGAGACCACAATCGCAAACCTTTCAGCCCCAACCTCCAATGTCACAACCCTCATTAAGACTCTTGCTACCAAAGGTCTTGATGTCACTGACCTTGTGGCTCTTTCAGGTTTGCCCATATTGTTAATAAGCAAACATTTTGATTGTTAG
- the LOC131043933 gene encoding peroxidase 12 yields the protein MAKVPVLCLFFALSLSFAVAEVENVLSLNADPPIVNGLSWTFYKSSCPKLESIVEERIKFYLKKDVTQAAGLLRLHFHDCFVQGCDASVLLDGSASGPSEQNAPPNLTLRQKAFEIINDIKERVDKACGVIVSCADITAMAARYSVSETGGPKYKVPLGRRDSLKFATRAATLANLPAPTSNASALINALAAKGLDATDLVALSGGHTIGIGHCTSFTERLYPTQDATLNKSFAKNLKVTCPTTNTTNTTVLDIRSPNVFDNKYYLDLMNRQGLFTSDQDLYTDKRTKQIVKDFALDQDLFFQKFALAMAKMSQLSVLTGTTGEIRTNCSAPNPTSSIATLVEDFVDSVNLI from the exons ATGGCGAAAGTTCCTGTGCTCTGTTTGTTTTTCGCTCTCTCCCTTTCGTTTGCTGTAGCTGAAGTAGAGAATGTTTTGTCTTTAAATGCAGACCCTCCTATTGTAAATGGGCTTTCATGGACGTTTTATAAGAGCTCTTGCCCCAAACTGGAATCCATTGTCGAGGAAAGAATCAAGTTTTATCTTAAGAAAGATGTTACTCAGGCCGCTGGTTTACTGCGTCTTCACTTTCATGACTGTTTTGTTCAG GGCTGTGATGCTTCTGTTCTGCTGGATGGATCAGCAAGTGGGCCAAGTGAACAAAACGCTCCTCCAAATTTAACCCTGCGGCAAAAAGCATTTGAAATAATAAACGACATTAAAGAGCGTGTGGACAAGGCCTGTGGTGTCATCGTTTCCTGCGCAGATATCACTGCTATGGCAGCTCGCTATTCCGTCTCAGAG ACTGGAGGACCAAAGTACAAAGTGCCACTAGGACGGAGGGACAGCTTGAAGTTTGCCACTAGAGCTGCGACACTTGCAAACCTTCCAGCCCCAACTTCCAATGCCTCTGCCCTCATTAATGCTCTTGCTGCCAAAGGCCTTGATGCTACTGACCTTGTGGCTCTTTCAG GTGGGCACACCATAGGAATTGGACACTGTACATCATTTACAGAAAGATTATACCCCACACAAGATGCCACTCTCAATAAGAGCTTTGCTAAGAACTTGAAGGTCACTTGTCCAACCACAAATACCACCAACACCACTGTATTAGACATCCGCTCGCCCAATGTATTCGACAACAAGTATTACCTGGACCTCATGAATCGACAAGGCCTCTTCACATCTGATCAAGATCTTTACACAGATAAACGCACCAAACAAATTGTCAAAGACTTTGCTCTAGATCAAGATCTCTTCTTTCAGAAATTTGCTCTTGCCATGGCAAAAATGAGTCAACTAAGCGTACTGACAGGCACCACGGGGGAGATTAGAACCAACTGTTCTGCCCCCAATCCAACTTCTTCCATTGCCACTTTAGTGGAAGATTTTGTTGATTCCGTAAATCTCATTTGA